In one window of Rhodopseudomonas palustris HaA2 DNA:
- a CDS encoding acyl-CoA dehydrogenase family protein has product MDLTPSDEQRLLRESADRFINETYTSKLREQNAKEPLGFSQAIWKQFAELGWLALPIAEEHGGIGGGAIEVGILMEAFGRGLVSEPYLSTVVLGAGLVAAHGRDDQKAALLPQVAEGTLRLAFAHAERAARANLSRVDTTARKDGDNYVLDGAKVAVLDGAAADQLIVSARLANNGSGSLRLFMVPRDAPGLALADYPRLGGGRACNLTLQGVRVPADALLGDDGDAYPAIEAVVDRALAAMSAEAVGMMQTLTDKTLDYTKVRKQFGKPLAANQVIRHRLTDMSVQVDEARSMALRAALKADADAAERGRAASGAKAKIGKGARFVAEQSVQLHGGMGVTEELDVGAYFKRLLAFETLFGGSTHHYRRHAALSGRPV; this is encoded by the coding sequence ATGGATCTCACGCCCAGTGACGAACAGCGGCTGCTGCGCGAAAGCGCCGACCGCTTCATCAACGAGACCTACACCAGCAAGCTGCGCGAGCAGAACGCCAAAGAACCGCTCGGCTTCAGCCAGGCGATCTGGAAACAGTTCGCCGAGCTCGGCTGGCTGGCGCTGCCGATCGCCGAGGAGCACGGCGGCATCGGCGGCGGCGCGATCGAGGTCGGCATCCTGATGGAAGCGTTCGGTCGCGGTCTCGTCAGCGAGCCTTATCTGTCGACCGTGGTGCTCGGCGCAGGCCTCGTTGCCGCGCACGGCCGTGACGACCAGAAGGCGGCGCTGCTGCCGCAGGTCGCCGAGGGCACACTGCGGCTCGCCTTCGCGCATGCCGAACGCGCCGCGCGCGCAAACCTGTCGCGCGTTGACACCACGGCGCGCAAGGACGGCGACAACTACGTCCTCGATGGCGCCAAGGTCGCGGTGCTGGACGGCGCGGCGGCCGATCAGCTGATCGTTTCGGCGCGGCTGGCGAACAACGGCAGCGGTTCGCTGCGTTTGTTCATGGTGCCGCGCGACGCGCCGGGACTGGCGCTCGCCGACTATCCGCGACTCGGCGGCGGCCGGGCGTGCAATCTGACGCTGCAAGGCGTGCGGGTGCCGGCGGACGCGCTACTCGGCGACGACGGCGATGCGTATCCGGCGATCGAGGCCGTGGTCGATCGCGCCCTCGCCGCGATGTCCGCCGAAGCCGTCGGCATGATGCAGACACTGACCGACAAGACGCTCGACTACACCAAAGTTCGAAAACAGTTCGGCAAGCCGCTCGCGGCCAATCAGGTGATCCGGCATCGCCTCACCGACATGTCGGTGCAGGTGGATGAAGCTCGCTCGATGGCGCTGCGCGCGGCGCTGAAGGCCGATGCGGACGCCGCCGAACGCGGCCGCGCCGCCTCCGGCGCCAAGGCCAAGATCGGCAAGGGCGCGCGCTTCGTCGCCGAGCAATCCGTGCAGCTGCATGGCGGCATGGGCGTCACCGAGGAGCTCGACGTCGGCGCGTACTTCAAACGCCTGCTGGCGTTCGAGACGCTGTTCGGCGGCAGCACCCATCATTATCGCCGCCACGCCGCGCTCAGCGGCCGGCCTGTTTAA
- a CDS encoding enoyl-CoA hydratase codes for MGGFETLVVERPDPAIARIVMNRPEARNAQNLQMTYDLNAAFDDAVQDDAVKVIILAGSGPHFSAGHDLRATTKNEAGIDFPPVGHWGGFREPGAHGRMAREQEIYLQITRRWRNLAKPTIAEVHGKCIAGGLMLAWACDLIVAADNAEFCDPVVTMGVCGVEWFVHPWELGPRKAKELLFTADSWSAQDAHRLGMVNHVVAAAELSAFTLNLAQRIAAKPSFALKMTKEAVNRSVDIQGQPAAIDQAFALHQLCHAHNLQEFGMIVDPSGLHPSVRKQVKV; via the coding sequence ATGGGCGGCTTCGAGACCCTCGTGGTCGAACGTCCCGATCCGGCGATCGCGCGGATCGTGATGAACCGGCCGGAAGCGCGCAACGCGCAGAACCTGCAGATGACCTACGACCTCAACGCCGCGTTCGACGACGCGGTGCAGGACGATGCCGTGAAGGTCATCATTCTCGCCGGCTCCGGCCCGCATTTCTCCGCCGGTCACGACCTGCGCGCCACCACCAAGAACGAAGCCGGCATCGACTTCCCGCCGGTCGGCCATTGGGGCGGCTTCCGCGAGCCCGGCGCTCACGGACGGATGGCGCGCGAGCAGGAAATTTATCTGCAGATCACGCGGCGCTGGCGCAATCTCGCCAAGCCGACCATCGCCGAAGTGCACGGCAAGTGCATCGCCGGCGGGCTGATGCTGGCCTGGGCCTGCGACCTGATCGTCGCCGCCGACAATGCCGAGTTCTGCGACCCGGTGGTGACGATGGGCGTCTGCGGCGTCGAGTGGTTCGTGCATCCATGGGAGCTCGGCCCGCGCAAGGCCAAGGAACTGCTGTTCACCGCCGATAGCTGGAGTGCGCAAGACGCGCACCGGCTCGGCATGGTCAATCATGTGGTGGCCGCCGCCGAGCTATCCGCCTTCACCTTGAATCTGGCGCAGCGCATCGCCGCCAAGCCGAGCTTCGCGCTGAAGATGACCAAGGAAGCGGTCAACCGCTCGGTGGACATTCAGGGTCAGCCGGCCGCGATCGATCAGGCGTTCGCGCTGCATCAGCTTTGTCACGCACACAATCTGCAGGAGTTTGGAATGATCGTCGATCCGTCGGGACTGCATCCGTCGGTGCGCAAGCAAGTGAAGGTGTAA
- the exbB gene encoding tonB-system energizer ExbB, with protein MPLISMVSTFRNAAAAGVLAAAASLLPCSPGVAATDVASLPRDLSPWGMFTSADIVVQVVMAGLVVASLATWTVWLSKTLELRRETARARDGLARLEADVTLAELRSADEAQDAVAQLVQTAAREASLSGWSFDDEFKERVALRLERVEAAMSRRIARGTGILATIGAVAPFVGLFGTVWGIMNAFIGISEAHTTNLAVVAPGIAEALLATALGLVAAVPAVVIYNYLVRGIANYRALLGDASAQVLLLVSRDRGRSARLMARAAE; from the coding sequence ATGCCGCTGATTTCGATGGTCTCGACGTTCAGGAATGCTGCTGCCGCGGGCGTGCTGGCCGCCGCGGCATCGCTGCTGCCGTGCAGTCCCGGCGTCGCCGCCACCGACGTCGCGTCGTTGCCGCGCGACCTGTCGCCCTGGGGCATGTTCACGAGCGCCGACATCGTCGTGCAGGTGGTGATGGCCGGCCTCGTGGTCGCGTCGCTCGCGACCTGGACGGTGTGGCTGTCGAAGACGCTCGAGCTGCGCCGCGAGACCGCGCGCGCCCGGGACGGATTGGCCAGGCTCGAAGCGGACGTCACGCTGGCCGAACTGCGCAGCGCCGACGAGGCGCAGGACGCGGTGGCGCAATTGGTGCAGACCGCGGCGCGCGAAGCCAGCCTGTCCGGCTGGAGCTTCGACGACGAGTTCAAGGAGCGCGTCGCGCTGCGGCTGGAGCGGGTCGAGGCGGCGATGTCGCGGCGGATCGCGCGCGGCACCGGCATTCTGGCGACCATCGGCGCGGTGGCGCCGTTCGTCGGCCTGTTCGGCACGGTGTGGGGCATCATGAATGCGTTCATCGGGATTTCCGAAGCGCACACCACCAATTTGGCGGTGGTCGCGCCGGGCATTGCCGAGGCGCTGCTCGCCACCGCGCTCGGCCTCGTCGCCGCGGTGCCGGCGGTGGTGATCTACAACTATCTGGTCCGCGGGATCGCCAATTATCGCGCGCTGCTCGGCGACGCCTCGGCGCAGGTGCTGCTGCTGGTCAGCCGCGACCGCGGCCGCTCGGCGCGGCTGATGGCGCGAGCCGCGGAGTAG
- the exbD gene encoding TonB system transport protein ExbD produces MGVRLGARRRQGAEDDLAVAHEINVTPFIDVMLVLLIIFMVAAPLATVDLGVDLPASTAVPQPRPDKPVYLTLQSDLTLAIGESPVTRDALDGALQSATGGNRDERIFLRADKAVSYGDLMAVMNLLRNAGYLKVALVGLDGRDAP; encoded by the coding sequence ATGGGCGTGCGACTCGGGGCGAGGCGGCGGCAGGGCGCCGAGGACGATCTCGCCGTCGCGCACGAGATCAACGTCACGCCGTTCATCGACGTGATGCTGGTGCTGCTGATCATCTTCATGGTCGCAGCGCCGCTCGCCACCGTCGATCTCGGCGTCGACCTGCCGGCCTCGACCGCGGTGCCGCAGCCGCGGCCGGACAAGCCGGTGTATCTCACGCTGCAATCCGATCTCACGCTGGCGATCGGTGAGTCTCCCGTCACCCGCGACGCGCTCGACGGCGCGCTGCAGAGCGCGACCGGCGGCAACAGGGACGAACGCATCTTCCTGCGCGCCGACAAGGCGGTCAGCTATGGCGACCTGATGGCGGTGATGAACCTGCTGCGCAACGCCGGCTATCTCAAGGTCGCGCTCGTCGGCCTCGACGGCCGGGACGCACCATGA
- a CDS encoding energy transducer TonB, producing MNAFALHEPPGKGRASQWLLSAAAIVAAHLGLIAAAVAWYQQALPPGVEMPAILVDMAPAPSAPAVQPQDLAPGPQMQQSQAAPEPVRQDEPEPDPVKSEPVTRVAAQQAEPIPVAPTPEVALPVPARQPAKPDAAEVERPKVAPVTRDQPKRKPERAEPKRASREPPAPRTTAAPRAERQAALQSSPNAGRAAAAAALPSYRERLAAHLARFKQYPSSSKAAGETGTAMLSFTVGRHGQVLGSRLARSAGHAALDAETMAMIRRAQPLPAFPPEMTQSSASFTVPVIFSLR from the coding sequence ATGAACGCGTTCGCGCTGCACGAGCCGCCCGGCAAAGGCCGCGCCTCGCAATGGCTGCTGTCGGCGGCGGCGATCGTCGCCGCGCATCTGGGCCTGATCGCTGCCGCGGTCGCCTGGTATCAGCAGGCGCTACCGCCCGGCGTCGAGATGCCGGCGATCCTGGTCGACATGGCGCCGGCGCCGTCTGCGCCCGCCGTGCAGCCGCAGGACCTCGCGCCGGGTCCGCAGATGCAGCAGTCGCAGGCTGCGCCTGAGCCGGTGAGGCAGGACGAACCGGAGCCCGACCCGGTGAAGTCGGAACCGGTGACACGGGTGGCCGCGCAGCAGGCCGAACCGATCCCGGTGGCGCCGACGCCCGAGGTCGCGCTGCCGGTACCGGCGAGGCAGCCGGCGAAGCCGGACGCAGCCGAGGTCGAGCGGCCGAAGGTCGCGCCGGTGACCCGCGATCAGCCCAAGCGCAAGCCGGAGCGCGCCGAGCCGAAGCGGGCCTCGCGCGAGCCGCCGGCGCCGCGCACCACCGCCGCGCCGCGTGCCGAACGTCAGGCCGCGTTGCAATCGTCTCCGAATGCCGGCCGGGCCGCGGCGGCGGCCGCGCTGCCGTCGTATCGCGAGCGCCTCGCCGCGCATCTGGCGCGCTTCAAGCAATATCCGTCGTCGTCGAAGGCCGCCGGCGAGACTGGCACCGCGATGCTGAGCTTCACCGTCGGCCGCCACGGCCAAGTGCTGGGCAGCCGGCTCGCACGCTCGGCCGGCCATGCCGCGCTCGACGCCGAAACGATGGCGATGATCCGCCGCGCCCAGCCGCTACCGGCATTCCCGCCGGAGATGACGCAGTCCTCGGCCAGCTTCACCGTGCCGGTGATTTTCTCGCTGCGTTGA
- a CDS encoding AMP-binding protein — protein MALHDFTLGDVYRRNASLFPDRTAFVIDGVRVTHRDYLARIERLAAGLLRDNVRPGDRVAILSQNCPEMVELIGAVALIGAILLPVNYRLNAEEIGFVLGDGAPTVLIAGSDYRDIIAGLQPSLASVRKTYAIGADPGPFAPFAELESDDAFVPPEVAAADGFVIIHTAAVGGKPRGALISQGNLLIAQSSLIEAWRLTERDVNLGMLPLFHVTGLGLMLTLQQAGGASVISAKFDPAQAARDIEAHRVTVLAEFAPTLGNILDQAQSAQLQSLRAVTGLDTPETIERFEKECPQATFWATFGQSETSGLATFAPYRDRPKSAGRPLPWRTIAVVDADDRPLPAGEVGEIVLRGPTVFKGYWNNEAATQHAFRNGWHHTGDMGKFDADGYLFYAGRAPEKELIKTGGENVYPAEVEGALKQHPAIAEAVVIGVPDPQWSEAIKAVCVCKPGQNVDAVTLADFVGSLIARYKKPKHVVFVDALPKDAKGAVDRAAVKAAHGGA, from the coding sequence ATGGCGCTTCACGACTTCACCCTGGGCGATGTCTATCGCCGCAATGCATCGCTGTTTCCGGACCGCACGGCTTTCGTGATCGATGGCGTCCGCGTCACCCACCGCGACTATCTCGCCCGGATCGAGCGGCTGGCCGCCGGCCTGCTGCGCGACAACGTCCGGCCCGGCGACCGTGTTGCGATCCTGTCGCAGAACTGTCCGGAAATGGTCGAGCTGATCGGCGCGGTAGCGTTGATCGGCGCCATCCTGCTGCCGGTGAACTATCGGCTCAACGCCGAGGAGATCGGCTTCGTGCTCGGCGACGGCGCGCCGACCGTGCTGATCGCGGGCAGTGATTACCGCGACATCATCGCCGGGCTGCAGCCGTCGCTGGCGAGCGTGCGAAAGACCTATGCGATCGGCGCCGATCCCGGCCCGTTCGCGCCGTTCGCCGAGCTCGAGTCCGACGATGCCTTCGTGCCACCGGAGGTCGCCGCCGCCGACGGCTTCGTCATCATCCACACCGCCGCCGTCGGCGGCAAACCGCGCGGCGCGCTGATCTCGCAGGGCAATCTGTTGATCGCGCAGAGTTCGCTGATCGAGGCATGGCGGCTGACCGAGCGCGACGTCAATCTCGGCATGCTGCCGTTGTTTCACGTCACCGGCCTCGGCCTGATGCTGACGCTGCAGCAGGCCGGCGGCGCCAGCGTGATTTCGGCGAAGTTCGATCCGGCGCAGGCGGCGCGCGACATCGAGGCGCACCGCGTCACGGTGCTGGCCGAGTTCGCGCCGACGCTCGGCAATATTCTCGATCAGGCTCAGTCGGCGCAATTGCAGAGCCTGCGCGCCGTCACCGGCCTCGATACGCCGGAGACGATCGAGCGGTTCGAGAAAGAGTGTCCGCAGGCGACGTTCTGGGCGACCTTCGGCCAGTCCGAGACTTCGGGGCTGGCGACGTTTGCGCCGTATCGCGACCGGCCGAAATCCGCCGGGCGACCGTTGCCCTGGCGCACGATCGCGGTGGTCGATGCCGACGATCGCCCGCTGCCCGCGGGTGAGGTCGGCGAGATCGTGCTGCGCGGCCCGACCGTGTTCAAAGGCTACTGGAACAACGAGGCGGCGACCCAGCACGCCTTCCGCAACGGCTGGCACCACACCGGCGACATGGGGAAGTTCGACGCCGACGGCTATCTGTTCTACGCCGGCCGCGCGCCGGAAAAGGAACTGATCAAGACCGGCGGCGAGAACGTCTATCCGGCCGAGGTCGAAGGCGCGCTGAAGCAGCATCCGGCGATCGCCGAGGCCGTGGTGATCGGCGTGCCCGATCCGCAATGGAGCGAGGCCATCAAGGCGGTGTGCGTCTGCAAGCCCGGTCAAAACGTCGACGCCGTGACGCTGGCCGACTTTGTCGGCTCGCTGATCGCGCGCTACAAGAAGCCGAAGCACGTGGTGTTCGTCGACGCCTTGCCCAAGGACGCCAAGGGCGCGGTCGACCGCGCCGCGGTGAAGGCCGCGCACGGAGGGGCGTAA
- a CDS encoding phage holin family protein, whose product MTPNNRSIPELFGDAFNQFAKLISNEFDLARAEMADKIGQVGRAVAMMGAGAVILIPGLVVLLFALAALLIENGFSASVAYLITGGGTIVVAAALIGIGISRLSPDSLKPNMTIEQLQRDKVAAKEMVQ is encoded by the coding sequence ATGACTCCAAATAATCGGTCGATTCCCGAGCTGTTCGGCGATGCGTTCAATCAGTTCGCCAAGCTGATCAGCAACGAGTTCGATCTCGCCCGCGCCGAGATGGCCGACAAGATCGGCCAGGTCGGTCGCGCGGTGGCGATGATGGGCGCGGGCGCGGTGATCCTGATCCCCGGCCTGGTGGTGTTGCTGTTCGCGCTCGCGGCCTTGCTGATCGAGAACGGGTTCTCCGCCTCGGTCGCCTATCTGATCACCGGCGGCGGCACGATCGTCGTCGCCGCTGCGCTGATCGGCATCGGCATCAGCCGGCTGTCGCCCGACTCATTGAAGCCGAACATGACGATCGAGCAATTGCAGCGCGACAAGGTCGCGGCAAAGGAGATGGTGCAGTGA
- a CDS encoding YihY/virulence factor BrkB family protein, whose amino-acid sequence MLRGTYARINDDRLMLVAAGVVFYGLLALFPGISALVSSYALFTDGGTINGHLQQLAAIVPEGTYSVIEDQVGRVLANGETRLGLAFLSSLALALWSVNGGVKAVIDASNVVYDKQESRGFIKLNALSLGFTIGALAAVLSAIGLVIATPIALSMIGMEGQGAVLIGYGRWPLLALLTFAGLAVLYRHAPDRDTPHWRWVLPGCVFATLAWIVGSALLSYYLGNFANYDATYGSLGAAIGLMIWMWMTAIVVLVGGELNAEIEMQAKGGRRQRSSAR is encoded by the coding sequence GTGCTCCGCGGCACCTACGCGCGCATCAACGACGACCGGCTGATGCTGGTCGCCGCGGGCGTGGTGTTCTACGGCCTGCTGGCGTTGTTTCCGGGCATCTCCGCGCTGGTGTCGTCCTACGCGCTGTTCACCGACGGCGGCACCATCAATGGCCATCTGCAGCAACTTGCCGCCATCGTGCCGGAGGGGACCTATTCGGTGATCGAGGATCAGGTCGGCCGCGTGCTCGCCAATGGCGAGACCCGGCTGGGACTGGCGTTCCTCTCCAGCCTCGCGCTGGCGCTGTGGAGCGTCAATGGCGGCGTCAAGGCGGTGATCGATGCATCGAACGTCGTCTACGACAAGCAGGAGAGCCGCGGCTTCATCAAGCTCAACGCGCTGTCGCTGGGCTTCACCATCGGCGCCCTCGCGGCGGTGCTGTCGGCGATCGGCCTCGTGATCGCGACCCCGATCGCGCTGTCGATGATCGGGATGGAGGGCCAGGGCGCGGTGCTGATCGGCTACGGCCGCTGGCCGCTGCTGGCGCTGCTCACCTTCGCCGGGCTCGCGGTGCTGTATCGCCACGCGCCCGATCGCGACACGCCGCACTGGCGCTGGGTGTTGCCGGGTTGCGTGTTCGCCACCCTCGCCTGGATCGTCGGTTCGGCGCTGCTGTCCTATTACCTGGGCAATTTTGCCAATTACGACGCCACCTATGGCTCGCTCGGCGCCGCCATCGGCCTGATGATCTGGATGTGGATGACGGCGATCGTGGTGCTGGTCGGCGGCGAACTCAACGCCGAGATCGAGATGCAGGCCAAGGGCGGCCGCAGACAGCGTTCGTCCGCACGCTGA
- a CDS encoding response regulator, producing MTNDLKKRDIVLVVDDSPETLRMLTDALDGAGMTVMVALDGAAAMRIVEQITPDIVLLDAIMPGLDGFETCRRLKRNPAVSDVPVIFMTGLAESEHIVRGLEAGGVDYVTKPIVIVEMLARIRVHLGNARLSQSARAALDVSGRFLLAVDRVGKVLWATPQAQKLLAADGASAEGFRLDLPKPWLDWLEQVHSGLAQPKTPMKASLLRNDELRLQYMGKLGPNEFLLRLARDTSGESPKEFTTEFGLTSRESEVLAWLSKGKTNRDIAQILGLSPRTVDKHLEQIYAKLGVENRTAAAAIATSASRRDS from the coding sequence ATGACCAATGATCTGAAGAAGCGCGATATCGTGCTCGTCGTCGACGACTCGCCGGAGACGCTGCGGATGCTGACCGACGCGCTCGACGGCGCCGGCATGACCGTGATGGTCGCGCTCGACGGCGCCGCGGCGATGCGGATCGTCGAGCAGATCACGCCGGACATCGTCCTGCTCGACGCCATCATGCCGGGCCTCGACGGCTTCGAGACCTGCCGGCGGCTGAAGCGCAATCCCGCCGTCTCCGACGTGCCGGTGATCTTCATGACCGGCCTCGCCGAGAGCGAGCACATCGTCCGCGGCCTGGAGGCCGGCGGCGTCGACTACGTCACCAAGCCGATCGTGATCGTCGAAATGCTGGCGCGGATCCGGGTGCATCTCGGCAATGCGCGGCTGAGCCAGAGCGCGCGCGCCGCACTCGACGTGTCCGGCCGCTTCCTGCTCGCGGTCGATCGCGTCGGCAAGGTGCTGTGGGCGACGCCGCAGGCGCAGAAGCTGCTCGCCGCCGACGGCGCCTCGGCCGAAGGCTTCCGGCTCGATCTGCCGAAGCCCTGGCTCGACTGGCTGGAGCAGGTGCACAGCGGCCTCGCCCAGCCGAAGACGCCGATGAAGGCGTCGCTGCTGCGCAACGACGAATTGCGGCTGCAATATATGGGCAAGCTCGGGCCGAACGAATTCCTGCTGCGGCTGGCGCGCGACACCTCCGGCGAATCGCCGAAGGAATTCACCACCGAGTTCGGTCTCACCAGCCGCGAGAGCGAAGTGCTGGCGTGGCTCAGCAAGGGCAAGACCAATCGCGACATCGCGCAGATTCTGGGGCTCAGCCCGCGCACGGTCGACAAGCACCTCGAGCAGATCTACGCCAAGCTCGGCGTCGAAAACCGCACCGCGGCGGCGGCGATCGCCACCAGCGCCAGCCGGCGGGATTCGTAA